The DNA region GGCCACACTGAGGAGGTTGAAGATGAGGGGTAAGGCAATGAAACAGACAAACTTTACTTAAGTGTGGTCACACACGTTCTATGTCCTTCGTCATTTGCATTGTAAACTCTATATTGTACAATTCTATCTGATTATCCACTGAATTCCTGGTATGTGAATGTAAGAAAATCTACATTAACGCAGATGATCTGTAACTTGTGCACTCTATTACTGATAACTGACTGAAAGCTTGATATGCTTTCAGTTGTTAAACCAATGCCATCAGGTTTTGGTGTTCTGTTGAAAGCTTAATTTGGTTATATTTTTCATAACGTTGGTACTCTTATGACTTGGGCTTGGTAAAATCATTCGACAAAGCACTTTGTGTGAAGCGTTGAGTGGCTGTGAACTTGCTTCTTGTCGATGCTGGCTGGCCTTACTATTTACAATTATACAACCTTTCTGCTTCATTACATGTTCGTTTGCTGAAAAAGCATATTGTGTAGAGCATTGGATTAATTGTTGTTTTGGTAGACTTGGATCCTTCTCAACGCCCGGTGATATCATTGTTTATGAGTGCGCAATGTTTTTGATGCAGCGAGCTTCCAACCATGAAGTTCAGAAACTACCTTCCTCATGATGAACAACTGCGAGGTGGTAAGCTGGCTCCAGTGTCTCTTCCTAAGTTTGAAGATCCAATCAATGCTGACGCTGCAGAACCGAATCAACTTGAGGTAGTGGATATTTTATTTTGGTGTTTCCAGATTCAAAAATATCATGCTAACCATGCTATAATCTTGGTGTATTTTGACATGGTAGCTGCCAACTAAATAACCAATCCGTTGACATGCAGAACCCTTTTGGAAACATAGCCCCAAAGAATCCAAACTGGGATCTGAAACGTGACGTGCAGAAGAGGATTGACAAACTGGAAAAGCGCACACAGAAAGCACTGGCAGAGATTGCATGTGAGTATCCATCTATTAAGAGAATTGGTAGATGATCCCTGTTGAGTTTCTTTATATCTGCATCCTGGTTGGGCATTGACTTTCTGATGTTGGTATCATTGAACTTCTTGCTACTACCCCGGTGCGAGCAGTGGAGCAACAGATGGAGAAAGAAGCCCTGGAGGGAGCTCAAGATTGACGATGGTGCTGTGTGAGTGACTGGAGCAGAGCAGAGGTCGTGGTGGGTGCTTAGTCCAAACAAATCTGTAGGCTGTAGCTACCTGCGTATCTACGTACGGAGGGAGATGAAGTGAAGCAACCTTGAAATGTGTAGTCGGTTGCCTGTGCCTTTGCTTGTTAAGTGTGTAGTGAGATACCAAAGCTAACATGGAGTGAAATTTGTATGAAATTGATAGATTATTGCATGCATACTCTTTGAGTAATCCTTCCAAGTCACTGTTGCTTTCCCTACTCTCCTGAATAaacctcttcctcttgtcttgatGAGCTCCTGCGCCCTCGAGAAATATATGGCACCTCAAGACCATTTGGGTTTGGATCGGTTGGTTCCATTTGCATCCACCGTAGCTACGCTTTTGGGTCATGATGCCGCCCTCTTTTATTTCCATAAGAAAATGTGTTAAGTACTGTAACATACAATCTGCAATATGCGTCGTGCAGAATGCCGTGTTTATTGCATATTGCTTCTGTTGTTCCCTTGGCATTAGTGAGGTTGTTTCTTGCTTTCTTCACATTACTGTAACATACAAGGTTTCTTATCCATGCTTTCTTGCTTGCTTTCATATTAGATACATAGACAGACAGATCGTGAAATTTGATTCCCACCATATCAACGATGATGAGTTTTGACCTCATTTCTCATGGTAATGCTACATTAATTTCAATTAGCAACAAAGGAACTGAACAAATGACATGTTTGTTATATTCATTCAGTGGGGAGATGAGATGTGAAAACTGTACACTGAATTTTCCAGCCAGTGCAATGATCCCTTAACAGTAACTACTACATCCTAACTTGTCTAGGAACatgagcaggagcaggagcaggagtggCTCGCTCCTAGTCCCGCAGGCTGTTGCTCCTCGCATTCTCCCGCATCTTTTCGACAATGTGCTTGCCCTTCTCTTCCAGCTTGTCCCCCATTCTCCTCCCCAAATCCATCACTCGAGCTCGCCTACCGCGCCTCTTCGCATCCTCACCAGGTCCAGAAGAAGCAGAGGGCGATGACTGCTCCCCTGCAGTCACCAATGCTCTCTCAAGCGAAGAGCCCGCACCTGTTTCTCTAGAAGCGTCCTCCTGAAACTCTCTGCTGCTCAACAGTGGCATCTGCAACTGATCGTTTGCGTCGTCAGACTGAAAGGGA from Phragmites australis chromosome 8, lpPhrAust1.1, whole genome shotgun sequence includes:
- the LOC133927467 gene encoding uncharacterized protein LOC133927467; its protein translation is MGAEEDAAARRDRLRALRAAKELLSTPDGAPAPAPEGEQQNGKHEAAEEHVEQPALSGPQCAPDEDAKENVGHTEEVEDEGELPTMKFRNYLPHDEQLRGGKLAPVSLPKFEDPINADAAEPNQLENPFGNIAPKNPNWDLKRDVQKRIDKLEKRTQKALAEIALEQQMEKEALEGAQD